DNA from Metabacillus flavus:
AGTTCAGATATACGCTGCAGAACAATAACAAACAGCATGATGAGAACAGTCACGACGTTTCCTCCCAGCTGATCAGCAGCAGCTCTGCACAGAAACCAGGACCTAAAGCTCCTGATAAGGAGAGCGGCGGGTTTTTTTGATACGTCTCTTTCATCGCTTTTTCAATTACGTAAAAAACAGTAGCAGAAGACATATTTCCGTGCATTTTCAGGATGTCCCTGCTATGGGAAATCGCGTCTTCATTAAGATTCAATGTCTTTAAATACGCATCAAGTACCTTTTTTCCTCCAGGGTGAGCCAAAAACATCCCGATTTGCTCCGGTTCAATTAGCTGTTCCTGTAAAAACGTCCGGACATTTGGTCCAAGCCAGCCTTGTATAATTGACGGTATATCACGTGAAAAAATGACGTGAAGCCCATCGTTTTGGATATCCCAGCCCATGACCTCCTCCGAGTTTCTCATAAACACTGAACGGGATGCTTCCAATTTAGGAATAAAGCGAAGTTTCGAGTTGTTGACTGCATGTGATCTGTTTCCCGCAATAAGCATGCACGCAATTCCGTCTGCAAAAAGGGAGGTGCCGATTAGATTGCTTTTCGTCAAATCTCCTCTCTGAAAAGTCAGACTGCACAATTCCACAGCCAAAACGAGGACAGCAGCCTCAGGATAGGCTGTGCAGTAATCAAGGGCCCGGGATAAGGCGGATGCGCCCCCCGCACAGCCTAGGCCCCATATAGGAATTCTCTTGACATTTTCTTTAAAAGGAAGTTTATTCATGATTCTTGCATCGATGCTCGGAGTGGAAAGACCAGTTGTTGAGATGAAAAAGATGGCGTCTATCTCCGAATAGTCTACAGGCTCATTTAGAAATTCTCTGCTGGTTAGAGCATTTTCAATTGCATGAACACCGTGCTCTACGGAGTGCTTAATGTAGCGGCTGTTTTTATCGTCAAAAGCGTGATCTCTTGTGTACCAGTCTAAAGGCTCCACAAATTGACGTGATTCGATTTCTCCATTTTGAAAAGCCTTTAAAAGCCTTGGAAGATCCTTAAAAGAACCTTCAAACATTTTTTCGGCAAATTGCGCCCCGGTTTCCTGATCTACATGATAGGGCGGTATGGATGTACCGCATGAAAGTATGTATCCCATAGTTTGCACAACCTTTTATGTCATCTCTTTGTTGAACACTGGTTTATTTTTTCAATATATTTCAGCTGCCCGTTCTCCGGGCGCATTCTCCTTTATGAAAAAAACAGCTGCATGTTCAAACAAGTCTTAGTTAATTAAGGATACTATTTCCAATACCTGTCATATTCATTCAAAAAAAAAAGAATCAGGTTTAACCCGATTCTATTGATAAAGCATCAAAAAAAATAAGCCATATGGATTTCATCATCATATTTTCCATTTAAGTAGACCTGATCTTTTTGAACGCCTTCAATAACAAAGCCAGTTTTTTCATATAGCCTCGCTGCCACCTCATTGCTCTTAAACACTGTAAGACATAGCTTGTGAAGCTGATGAGCTTGACACCATTCCAACGTGTAGTTCATAGCTTCCTTTCCGATTCCTAATCCTTGGACTGAGCTTGTAAGCCAGGTACGGAATAGACCGATATGTCTCTTCATTTTTAATTCCCCTCTGAGGACTCTTGCAATCCCGATGACTTCGCCCTCTAATTCAACTGCAGCATACATATGATCTTTTTCCTTAATTTCCTTAATAAAGTCCTCTTCCTCCTCGAGCGTCCTAACCTGTTCCTTTTGTATGTAAACACCAGACCGGACAACGCTCTCCGCTGCTTTGATAATTTGGGCCGCATCCTCAAGGAGAACTGGACGGATGGTTACGATCCGGCCGTCCTTTGCTGTAAATTGCTTTGTTATTTCTTCCTTTAGCATCGTTCGTCAGCTCCTTACCCATTTTTATATTTACCATAGAGTAAGTGATTTATTATACATTGTTCGACAAATACTTTCAAAAACCATATTCTAACGAGCGCATTGTGTGGTATGATGGATTCGAATATATAAGCCGGAGGAACTATTTTTATGACAGAATATACTTACGACCTCATTATTACTAGTACGTTTGAATCAATAAAAACAATGATCCCCGGCACTTTCCATTATGAACTGGAAAACAGCCGTCCCTTGATGGCCGCTGTTCAGGTCGGCATTATCGGTGAAGTAAAGGGGAGCCTCCTGATTGAGGGTAATGAAGATGTTTTCAAAGATTTTGGACTAAAACTCTACGGTATGGCACTGGAAGGTGAAATGCTCTCCTCTTTTATTGGAGAATTTGCAAATATGGTAGCCGGACAAATGGCCACTCATCTTTCTTCACAAGGGATGAACCTGGATATTACTCCGCCTAAACTGCTTGCTGACACGTTAGGGTTCGCCCCATATACCCATAAACAGGAAGGCCCTCTGAAAGTATCTTTTTCTGAGAGCAGCCTTTGAAAATGATTGCATACAAAAAAGATCCCGCTTAAAACAGCCGGGATCTTTTTTTAGAAAAAGCTTTTTAATTATTCAATGCACTTGCTTCAAATTTCCGTTCCTTGCTTTTCCTGGGGCGGACATTAAGAAGCAGGTTCAGCAGAATTGCAGCAGTACTTCCTGCTACAATTCCGTTGCTTGTTACTATCTTAAGAGCTTCTGGAAGCTTTAAGAACATATCCGGAACGGCTGTTACCCCCATGCCGATGCCAACAGAGCAGGCGATGATCAGTAAGTTTTCCTGAGAAGAAAAGTCCACTCTTGACAGCATTTTAATCCCGTATGCTATGACCATTCCAAACATAGCGACCATTGCTCCGCCCAATACCGGAGAGGGAATAATCGTCGTGAAGGCTGCGATTTTAGGAACAAGTCCCAACAATGCAAGCATAATGCCAGCCACTATAATGACTTTTCTTTTTTTCACGCCTGAAAGCTGAATCAGTCCTACATTTTGCGAATAAGCCGTATAAGGAAAGGCATTGAATAAGCCCCCAAGGAGGTAAGCAATTCCTTCAGCACGGTACCCTTTTGCCAGATCCTTCTCCCCGATTTCCTTTTCGCAAATATCCGCTACTGCGATATAAACGCCTGTCGATTCAATCATACTTACAATTGCGACCAGAATCATTGTGACAATGGGTGCCCATTCAAAAGATGGTGCGCCAAAGTAAAACGGCTGCAATCCTGAAATCCATGACGCTTCATTTACAGCTTGGAAATTGACCATTCCCATAAATGAACTCGCAACTGTACCCGCTGCAAGTCCAATTAAGATGGAGATGGAACGAATGAATCCTTTTGTAAACCGGAACAGCAAAATGATCAGCAGCAGAACTCCAAAAGCCAGAGCAAGATTTGATACAGCGCCAAAATTCTTGCTGCCTTCTCCTCCTGCCATATTTCCCATCGCCACTGGAATCAGGGTAATTCCGATAATCGTAACAACAGAGCCCGTAACAACAGGCGGAAAAAATTGGGCAATCTTGCTAAAAGCACCCGCGAAGAGCAGTACAAACAATCCCGATGCCAATATGGCGCCATAAACCGCAGAAATTCCGTAATCCGTTCCGATGGCAATCATCGGACCTACAGCTGTAAATGTGCAGCCGAGAACGATCGGAAGGCCAATTCCAAAAAAGCGGTTAGTAAGAACCTGAAGGAGTGTTGCCACGCCGCACATGAAAATATCGATTGAAACAAGATATGTCAATTGCTGGCCGCTTAAGCCGAGTGAGCTTCCTACAATCAAAGGTACGATCATTGCCCCAGCGTACATCGCCAATACATGCTGTATCGCCAAGGATGCAGTTTTTCCTGCCGTTAATCTCATACCGTCACTTCCTCAGTAAATGATACTTCCCTATTGGCGAGGGAAGAGATTCTTGCAAGAGATTCCACTTTCACTCCAAGATCTCTCAGCTCTGAACCGCCATCCTGGAACGCCTTTTCTATCACAATTCCAATTCCGGCGAGCTTTGCACCGGATTGCTTCGTAATTTCCATTAAACCCTTTGCTGCCTGTCCGTTGGCAAGAAAATCATCAATGATCAGGACACAATCACTATTTTTCAGATGGCTTCCTGACACCGCAATCGGGTTCTCCTCTTGTTTCGTAAAGGAGTAGACGTTTGCCGTCAGCAGATTCTCAGTTAAGGTAAGTGATTTTCTTTTTCTTGCAAAAACAACCGGTACTCCCAAAAATAAACCGGTCATAACGGAAGGCGCGATCCCTGAGGATTCCAGCGTCAGGATTTTCGTAATCTCTTCATTTTTAAACCGGTACGCAAATTCCCTTCCAATCTCCTGCATCAATACAGGATCTATTTGATGATTCAAAAAGGAATCTACTTTCAGCACCTGGTCATTCAAAACGGTGCCCTCATCTTTAATTTTTTGTTTTAATAACTGCATGTGTGTAACCCCTCTCTATTCATTTGAGGCGATGTATACAAAAAAAAGACATCGCCTACTATGAAGTAAGCAATGTCTATAGAAACCTGAACAGCATTCAGGTTGATCCGCACGTTTGCTTACTCATAGTCGGATTATTTACGGCAATCCGGTAGAAACTTGCAGGCCATATCCCTGCGATTATATGAGTGCAATT
Protein-coding regions in this window:
- a CDS encoding type III polyketide synthase, with translation MGYILSCGTSIPPYHVDQETGAQFAEKMFEGSFKDLPRLLKAFQNGEIESRQFVEPLDWYTRDHAFDDKNSRYIKHSVEHGVHAIENALTSREFLNEPVDYSEIDAIFFISTTGLSTPSIDARIMNKLPFKENVKRIPIWGLGCAGGASALSRALDYCTAYPEAAVLVLAVELCSLTFQRGDLTKSNLIGTSLFADGIACMLIAGNRSHAVNNSKLRFIPKLEASRSVFMRNSEEVMGWDIQNDGLHVIFSRDIPSIIQGWLGPNVRTFLQEQLIEPEQIGMFLAHPGGKKVLDAYLKTLNLNEDAISHSRDILKMHGNMSSATVFYVIEKAMKETYQKNPPLSLSGALGPGFCAELLLISWEETS
- a CDS encoding GNAT family N-acetyltransferase, whose protein sequence is MLKEEITKQFTAKDGRIVTIRPVLLEDAAQIIKAAESVVRSGVYIQKEQVRTLEEEEDFIKEIKEKDHMYAAVELEGEVIGIARVLRGELKMKRHIGLFRTWLTSSVQGLGIGKEAMNYTLEWCQAHQLHKLCLTVFKSNEVAARLYEKTGFVIEGVQKDQVYLNGKYDDEIHMAYFF
- a CDS encoding chemotaxis protein CheX; translated protein: MTEYTYDLIITSTFESIKTMIPGTFHYELENSRPLMAAVQVGIIGEVKGSLLIEGNEDVFKDFGLKLYGMALEGEMLSSFIGEFANMVAGQMATHLSSQGMNLDITPPKLLADTLGFAPYTHKQEGPLKVSFSESSL
- a CDS encoding nucleobase:cation symporter-2 family protein; this translates as MRLTAGKTASLAIQHVLAMYAGAMIVPLIVGSSLGLSGQQLTYLVSIDIFMCGVATLLQVLTNRFFGIGLPIVLGCTFTAVGPMIAIGTDYGISAVYGAILASGLFVLLFAGAFSKIAQFFPPVVTGSVVTIIGITLIPVAMGNMAGGEGSKNFGAVSNLALAFGVLLLIILLFRFTKGFIRSISILIGLAAGTVASSFMGMVNFQAVNEASWISGLQPFYFGAPSFEWAPIVTMILVAIVSMIESTGVYIAVADICEKEIGEKDLAKGYRAEGIAYLLGGLFNAFPYTAYSQNVGLIQLSGVKKRKVIIVAGIMLALLGLVPKIAAFTTIIPSPVLGGAMVAMFGMVIAYGIKMLSRVDFSSQENLLIIACSVGIGMGVTAVPDMFLKLPEALKIVTSNGIVAGSTAAILLNLLLNVRPRKSKERKFEASALNN
- a CDS encoding xanthine phosphoribosyltransferase, producing the protein MQLLKQKIKDEGTVLNDQVLKVDSFLNHQIDPVLMQEIGREFAYRFKNEEITKILTLESSGIAPSVMTGLFLGVPVVFARKRKSLTLTENLLTANVYSFTKQEENPIAVSGSHLKNSDCVLIIDDFLANGQAAKGLMEITKQSGAKLAGIGIVIEKAFQDGGSELRDLGVKVESLARISSLANREVSFTEEVTV